The Methanofervidicoccus sp. A16 genome has a segment encoding these proteins:
- a CDS encoding nitrogenase component I subunit alpha: MPYILLDCDRFIPERMKHTYVYDPEENLLPACNTNTVPGDMTERGCAFAGSRGVVGGPIKDVIHMVHGPIGCAYYTWGTRRNLSDNELHRRYCFCSDMQESDIVYGGERTLEKACLEAMEEFPEAKGTIIYTTCPTALIGDNVEAVARNVEKNTKKPALAINSPGFCGVSQSKGHHVFNVTFYRWLKSKINEYPEKRMSEEEKTPYDVALIGEYNMDWDVSVIKPLLEKIGCRHVATFTGNASLDDLFKLLDVKLNIVHCQRSAEYIAHMIKDGFDIPYVRVTFFGLSETSKSLYEIAEALDLPKERVDQVIKEEMEIIKPKLEYYRSKLEGKTCMVYVGGPRTWHWVKAMKDLGIEYVVACCTFSHIDDYEKLNKNFREIGIKDILVIDAPNEPELEEAVKTYNPDFMLVGLKERYLFRKYGIPTINSHSYEEGPYAGYRGFVNFARDIYKAVCHPIWDVLKEGEDKFKNYKGDLNE; this comes from the coding sequence ATGCCGTATATCCTACTAGATTGTGATAGATTTATTCCAGAAAGGATGAAGCATACCTATGTTTATGATCCTGAAGAAAATCTTCTTCCAGCATGTAATACTAACACAGTTCCAGGAGATATGACTGAAAGGGGCTGTGCATTTGCTGGATCAAGGGGAGTGGTAGGGGGACCTATAAAGGACGTAATCCATATGGTCCATGGGCCCATAGGCTGTGCCTACTATACCTGGGGAACAAGGAGGAATCTATCAGATAATGAACTCCATAGAAGATATTGCTTCTGTAGTGATATGCAGGAATCAGACATAGTATATGGTGGTGAGAGAACCTTAGAAAAAGCATGTCTTGAGGCAATGGAGGAGTTCCCAGAAGCAAAAGGTACCATTATATATACAACATGTCCTACGGCGTTAATTGGAGACAATGTAGAAGCTGTAGCAAGGAATGTTGAAAAAAATACAAAAAAACCGGCCCTTGCCATTAATAGCCCTGGTTTCTGTGGCGTTTCCCAATCTAAAGGCCACCACGTTTTCAATGTAACATTCTATAGATGGTTAAAGTCAAAAATAAATGAATACCCTGAAAAACGTATGTCTGAAGAGGAAAAAACTCCCTATGATGTGGCATTAATTGGAGAATACAACATGGATTGGGATGTTAGTGTAATAAAGCCCTTACTTGAAAAGATTGGATGTAGGCATGTAGCAACATTTACAGGAAATGCCTCCTTGGATGATCTATTTAAGTTATTGGATGTTAAGTTGAATATAGTGCATTGTCAAAGATCAGCCGAGTATATTGCCCACATGATAAAGGATGGATTCGATATACCATATGTAAGGGTTACATTCTTTGGATTGTCAGAGACATCTAAATCACTCTATGAGATTGCTGAAGCCCTGGATTTACCAAAGGAAAGAGTTGATCAAGTTATAAAGGAAGAAATGGAAATTATAAAACCTAAACTTGAGTATTATAGATCAAAATTAGAGGGAAAAACCTGTATGGTATACGTAGGGGGACCAAGAACCTGGCACTGGGTAAAGGCTATGAAGGATCTTGGAATTGAATATGTTGTAGCATGCTGTACCTTTTCCCATATAGATGATTATGAGAAGTTAAATAAAAACTTCAGAGAGATCGGTATAAAGGACATACTCGTTATAGATGCTCCAAATGAACCTGAACTTGAGGAGGCAGTAAAAACCTACAATCCAGATTTTATGCTCGTAGGATTGAAGGAGAGATATCTATTCAGGAAGTATGGTATTCCAACAATTAATTCACACTCCTATGAGGAGGGTCCCTATGCAGGTTATAGAGGATTTGTAAATTTTGCAAGGGACATTTACAAAGCTGTATGCCATCCAATATGGGATGTATTAAAGGAGGGCGAGGATAAATTCAAAAACTATAAGGGGGATTTAAATGAGTGA
- the asnB gene encoding asparagine synthase (glutamine-hydrolyzing) yields the protein MCGINGIVRLRDKVSKEEIEKMNRAIEHRGPDDRGAYIDNKGSIGLGHVRLSILDLSERGHQPMGYDVESGRIIYRDEELDNTDLIIVYNGEIYNYLELREKYNLKTETGADTEVILKLYNMLGTECVKEFNGMWAFAIYDRGKNIVFFSRDRLGVKPLYYYWDGEEFIFSSELKGILAVKEINKRENINKESVQLYFALGFIPSPYSIYKNIYKLEPRQNLILHLDNFKIEKYYYWELPEYNPIYDKKKLIEEGRWLLKDAVRIRMRSDVPVGAFLSGGLDSSTVVAVMREFTDLSKLHTFSIGFEGECDETPYIEEVVKTFKTNHHHYYFKEEDFLELIDKYSWVYDEPFGDYSGFPTYKVSELAKEYVTVVLSGDGGDEVFGGYLIHLSGYRIDFIKKLPQILRIIGSKIPAKRNLNSYANLYLLKEAFKLSLEDPENFYSKFLENVAIRPEIYKKWTSEKLKYCLKKGNNKLGEALRIFDLLYNSLADNFLVKVDRASMAHALEVRSPFLDYRFAEFSQRIPTEWKVDLFRTKKLMREIIKDILPKKIVKRGKQGFTPPLEDWILKERYLNEIFEKIEILKEIDEYLYEFYKEKVFKYKNERFYRIYLIRLFLFIKWWERWIGD from the coding sequence ATGTGTGGTATCAACGGCATTGTAAGATTAAGAGATAAAGTAAGTAAAGAAGAGATTGAAAAAATGAATAGAGCGATAGAGCATAGAGGTCCTGATGATAGGGGGGCATATATAGATAATAAGGGTTCCATAGGTTTAGGACATGTTAGGCTATCTATCTTGGATCTAAGTGAGAGGGGACATCAACCTATGGGCTACGATGTTGAGAGTGGTAGAATTATCTACAGGGATGAGGAACTTGATAATACTGATTTAATAATTGTTTATAATGGAGAGATATACAACTACTTAGAGTTAAGGGAGAAGTACAACTTAAAAACTGAGACTGGGGCAGATACTGAGGTTATTTTGAAACTCTACAACATGTTAGGTACAGAGTGTGTTAAGGAATTCAATGGGATGTGGGCATTTGCAATCTACGATAGAGGTAAAAATATTGTTTTTTTCTCCAGGGATAGGCTGGGGGTTAAACCTCTCTACTACTACTGGGATGGGGAGGAGTTTATATTCTCCTCTGAGTTGAAGGGCATACTTGCTGTGAAGGAGATAAATAAAAGGGAAAATATAAATAAAGAATCTGTTCAACTCTACTTTGCCCTGGGATTTATACCCTCTCCCTATTCCATATATAAAAACATCTATAAGTTAGAACCGAGGCAGAATCTAATTTTACATCTGGATAATTTTAAGATCGAGAAGTATTATTATTGGGAATTACCTGAGTACAACCCTATCTACGATAAAAAGAAGTTGATCGAAGAGGGGAGGTGGTTATTGAAGGATGCTGTGAGGATAAGGATGAGAAGTGATGTGCCAGTTGGTGCCTTCTTAAGTGGAGGTTTAGATAGTTCTACTGTTGTTGCAGTTATGAGGGAGTTTACAGATCTAAGTAAGTTACATACCTTTTCCATAGGTTTTGAGGGGGAGTGTGATGAAACTCCCTATATAGAGGAAGTTGTGAAAACTTTTAAAACTAACCATCATCATTACTACTTTAAAGAGGAGGATTTTTTAGAGTTGATCGATAAATATTCTTGGGTTTACGATGAGCCCTTTGGGGATTACAGTGGTTTCCCTACGTATAAAGTTAGCGAGTTGGCTAAGGAGTACGTTACTGTTGTTTTAAGTGGAGATGGAGGAGATGAGGTTTTTGGAGGTTATTTAATCCATTTAAGTGGATATAGGATAGATTTTATAAAGAAATTACCACAGATATTGAGGATTATAGGATCAAAAATACCTGCAAAAAGGAATTTAAACAGTTATGCCAATCTATATTTACTAAAAGAGGCCTTTAAACTATCTTTAGAGGATCCAGAGAATTTTTATTCAAAATTTTTGGAAAATGTTGCTATAAGGCCTGAAATCTATAAGAAATGGACATCCGAAAAGTTAAAATATTGTTTAAAAAAAGGCAATAATAAATTGGGAGAGGCATTGAGAATCTTTGATTTACTCTATAATTCTTTGGCAGATAACTTTTTGGTTAAAGTTGATAGGGCGTCTATGGCACATGCCTTGGAGGTAAGAAGTCCCTTTTTAGATTATAGATTTGCAGAGTTCAGTCAGAGAATACCTACAGAGTGGAAGGTTGATCTATTTAGAACTAAGAAGTTGATGAGGGAGATAATTAAAGACATTTTACCTAAGAAAATTGTTAAGAGGGGGAAGCAGGGATTTACTCCGCCTCTTGAAGATTGGATATTGAAGGAAAGGTATTTGAATGAGATATTTGAAAAGATTGAGATTTTGAAGGAGATCGATGAGTATCTCTATGAGTTTTATAAAGAAAAAGTTTTTAAGTATAAGAATGAGAGATTTTATAGGATTTATTTAATTAGGTTGTTCCTGTTTATAAAATGGTGGGAGAGATGGATAGGGGATTAA
- the nifH gene encoding nitrogenase iron protein, giving the protein MNFEEIAPDAKKVAIYGKGGIGKSTTTQNTAAALAHYFNKKVMIHGCDPKADSTRMILHGKPQETVMDVLREEGEEGVTLEKVRKVGYKGILCVESGGPEPGVGCAGRGVITAVQLMRDLGGYPDDLDNLFFDVLGDVVCGGFAMPLRDGLAKEIYIVTSGEMMALYAANNIAKGILKYAEQSGVRLGGIICNARNVDGERELMDDFCDKLGTKLIHYIPRDNIVQKAEFNKMTVVEFDPECNQAKEYRTLAKNIDKNDELVIPTPMTMDELENLVVKYGLIDL; this is encoded by the coding sequence ATGAATTTTGAGGAAATTGCTCCAGATGCTAAAAAGGTAGCAATCTATGGAAAGGGAGGTATAGGAAAATCAACTACAACCCAGAATACTGCAGCAGCACTTGCCCACTATTTCAATAAAAAGGTTATGATACACGGGTGCGATCCAAAGGCAGATTCTACAAGAATGATACTTCATGGGAAGCCACAGGAGACTGTCATGGATGTACTTAGGGAGGAGGGAGAAGAGGGAGTTACCCTTGAAAAAGTAAGAAAAGTAGGATATAAGGGCATACTATGTGTTGAAAGTGGTGGTCCAGAACCTGGTGTAGGTTGTGCAGGAAGAGGGGTTATTACAGCAGTTCAGTTGATGAGGGACTTGGGGGGATACCCTGACGACTTAGATAACCTGTTCTTTGATGTCCTTGGGGATGTTGTATGTGGTGGTTTTGCCATGCCCCTTAGAGATGGACTTGCAAAGGAAATATATATTGTTACCTCAGGGGAGATGATGGCACTGTATGCGGCAAACAACATTGCAAAGGGTATCTTAAAGTATGCTGAGCAGTCTGGAGTTAGACTTGGGGGCATAATTTGTAATGCAAGAAATGTTGATGGTGAAAGGGAGTTAATGGATGATTTCTGTGATAAACTTGGAACCAAATTAATCCACTATATACCAAGGGACAATATTGTCCAAAAAGCAGAATTCAATAAAATGACAGTTGTTGAGTTTGATCCAGAATGTAATCAGGCAAAGGAGTACAGAACCTTGGCAAAAAATATTGATAAAAATGATGAACTTGTGATACCAACTCCGATGACCATGGATGAGTTGGAGAATTTAGTTGTAAAGTATGGATTAATTGACTTATAA
- a CDS encoding P-II family nitrogen regulator — protein sequence MKMIKAIIRPDKVDDVVDALEGAGYPAFTKINVVGRGKQGGLKVGEVFYEELPKTMLLIAVNDDEVNEVVELIKTSAKTGNFGDGKIFIQPILEAYTIRTGEKGI from the coding sequence ATGAAGATGATAAAAGCGATTATTAGACCAGATAAAGTAGATGATGTTGTAGATGCATTGGAAGGTGCAGGATATCCTGCTTTTACAAAAATAAACGTTGTAGGTAGAGGAAAGCAGGGAGGTTTAAAGGTTGGAGAGGTATTCTATGAGGAGTTACCAAAAACTATGTTGTTAATTGCTGTAAATGATGATGAAGTGAATGAGGTTGTGGAATTGATAAAAACCTCTGCTAAAACAGGGAATTTTGGAGATGGTAAAATATTCATCCAGCCCATCCTAGAGGCCTACACCATTAGAACAGGAGAAAAAGGGATTTAA
- a CDS encoding nitrogenase component 1, giving the protein MSEVIAGEICYIQKQRKGTINPNKICQPIGAMWASLGVKGTIPFVQGSQGCTTYARYAFNRHFREPVSIATASFHEHAAVYGGMNNLVDGLTNLVARYDPDAISVITTCSSETIGDDIEAFIRAAKKKIARELGEEKAKLPIIPIHCPSYQGSHVTGYDNAAKAFISTLGKKDNEKEPEKINIIPGFGVNPGDILEIKRILEIFGLKDKEDYSVLFDISETLYQPLREPIGEIPHYPRCGTELEEFVDAPNAKATFALCRDAGGGGAELLRRRYKVDAYYGLPIGLKNTDDFIINVAKVTGRSIPDKLLDERGKLIDAIADTIHYTMDKKVGIFGDPDFVVAVARFCCEIGMKPVVVNTQTPSRTYKKEMEAIAKEYNVGIEVQFSDLWDFEKSVKEKEVDLLIGHPRGGVPIARDMGIGLVRMGFPIYDRVGYFRWPIVGYMGSLRFFDEIVNTILDTKVPWDRKQQ; this is encoded by the coding sequence ATGAGTGAAGTTATAGCAGGAGAAATTTGCTATATTCAAAAACAGAGAAAGGGTACAATTAATCCCAATAAGATATGTCAGCCAATAGGTGCAATGTGGGCATCACTTGGGGTAAAGGGTACAATTCCCTTTGTTCAAGGTTCCCAGGGATGTACCACCTATGCTAGATATGCCTTTAATAGACACTTTAGGGAACCTGTATCCATAGCCACCGCATCCTTTCACGAACATGCTGCAGTATACGGTGGTATGAACAACCTTGTTGATGGTTTAACTAACTTGGTGGCAAGGTATGATCCCGATGCAATATCTGTAATTACAACATGCTCCTCTGAAACCATTGGAGATGACATAGAGGCATTTATAAGGGCTGCTAAAAAGAAGATCGCCAGGGAGTTAGGTGAGGAAAAGGCAAAACTGCCAATAATTCCAATTCACTGTCCATCCTATCAGGGGAGCCATGTTACTGGATATGACAATGCTGCAAAGGCCTTTATTAGCACTCTTGGAAAAAAGGACAATGAAAAGGAACCTGAGAAGATAAACATTATTCCAGGATTTGGTGTTAACCCTGGAGATATACTTGAGATAAAAAGAATACTTGAAATCTTTGGGTTAAAGGATAAAGAGGATTACTCAGTACTATTTGATATAAGTGAAACCCTTTATCAGCCCCTTAGGGAACCCATCGGTGAAATACCTCACTATCCAAGGTGTGGGACTGAACTAGAGGAGTTTGTAGATGCCCCAAATGCAAAGGCCACCTTTGCCCTATGTAGAGATGCAGGAGGGGGGGGAGCCGAGTTACTTAGAAGAAGGTACAAAGTGGATGCATACTATGGATTGCCCATTGGCCTAAAAAATACCGATGACTTTATAATAAATGTTGCAAAGGTTACAGGAAGAAGTATTCCAGATAAACTTTTGGATGAAAGGGGCAAACTCATAGATGCAATTGCCGATACCATACATTACACGATGGACAAAAAAGTAGGTATATTTGGCGATCCAGACTTCGTAGTTGCAGTGGCAAGGTTCTGCTGTGAGATTGGAATGAAACCTGTTGTAGTGAATACCCAGACACCTTCAAGGACCTACAAGAAGGAGATGGAGGCCATAGCCAAGGAGTACAATGTAGGTATTGAGGTACAGTTCTCAGACCTTTGGGACTTTGAGAAATCAGTGAAGGAAAAGGAAGTGGATCTACTCATAGGACATCCAAGGGGGGGAGTGCCTATAGCCAGAGATATGGGTATTGGACTCGTTAGAATGGGCTTCCCAATATACGATAGAGTTGGATACTTCAGATGGCCTATAGTGGGATACATGGGATCACTAAGGTTCTTCGATGAGATAGTAAATACAATACTGGATACAAAGGTTCCATGGGATCGAAAACAACAATAA
- a CDS encoding NAD-dependent epimerase/dehydratase family protein, with amino-acid sequence MRYNNILITGSAGFIGFHLCREILESYNDVEILGIDNMNNYYNPFLKDMRNNILKEYKGYTFLRLDFSDYPKLVESLKDKDIDLIVHLGAQAGVRYSLKDPWAYERSNVLGTMNIFEFARRFDIDKVVYASSSSVYGGNKKIPFSEDDRTDSPISLYAATKRSNELMAYTYHHLYGIEMVGLRFFTVYGEWGRPDMAYFKFAKRILLGEPIDVYNYGNMERDFTYISDVVDGMISSIERSFSYEIFNLGNSKPVKLMYFIELLERYLGRTAKKNFLPMQEGEVPVTYADISKSRELLGYDPKVSIEEGLRRFCSWFLDNREWVLRL; translated from the coding sequence ATGAGATACAATAACATCTTAATCACTGGAAGTGCAGGGTTTATAGGGTTTCACCTATGTAGGGAGATACTGGAAAGTTATAACGACGTGGAGATCTTAGGTATTGACAACATGAACAACTACTACAATCCTTTTTTAAAAGATATGAGGAACAATATTTTAAAAGAGTATAAGGGTTATACCTTCCTAAGGTTGGATTTTTCAGATTATCCTAAGTTAGTTGAGAGTTTAAAAGATAAGGATATCGATCTAATAGTCCATTTAGGGGCTCAGGCCGGGGTAAGGTATTCATTGAAGGATCCCTGGGCCTATGAAAGATCCAATGTGTTAGGTACTATGAACATCTTTGAATTTGCCAGGAGATTCGATATAGATAAAGTAGTTTATGCCTCCTCCTCTTCAGTTTATGGTGGTAATAAAAAAATTCCCTTCAGTGAGGATGACAGAACAGATAGCCCTATATCCCTCTACGCTGCAACGAAGAGATCCAACGAACTTATGGCATATACCTACCATCACCTCTACGGTATAGAAATGGTGGGGTTGAGATTCTTCACAGTTTATGGGGAGTGGGGAAGGCCAGATATGGCGTACTTTAAATTTGCAAAGAGGATACTTTTGGGAGAGCCTATAGATGTTTATAATTATGGGAATATGGAGAGGGATTTTACTTACATATCTGATGTTGTAGATGGGATGATCTCTTCCATTGAGAGGAGTTTCAGTTATGAGATATTCAACCTTGGGAATTCAAAACCTGTAAAGTTGATGTACTTCATAGAGTTGTTGGAGAGGTATCTCGGTAGAACCGCTAAGAAGAACTTCTTACCTATGCAGGAGGGAGAGGTTCCAGTAACTTATGCCGATATAAGTAAAAGTAGGGAGTTGTTGGGGTATGATCCAAAGGTGTCTATTGAGGAGGGGCTTAGGAGGTTCTGTAGTTGGTTTTTGGATAATAGGGAGTGGGTTTTGAGGTTGTAA
- a CDS encoding bifunctional 2-polyprenyl-6-hydroxyphenol methylase/3-demethylubiquinol 3-O-methyltransferase UbiG, with protein MKEIDISEYHQKLRSIKYTEDIGIRGIIDKSTYALYDYNYKKIFLDNFDSRDINILEIGPGNGHFADWLIANGYKNITLVDIEHDNCRYLREKYKNVESINVINNDAISYLKNCEMEFDVIITRHLNRTSTI; from the coding sequence ATGAAAGAGATAGATATTTCAGAGTATCATCAAAAACTAAGATCTATTAAATATACAGAAGACATAGGTATAAGAGGAATAATTGACAAAAGTACTTATGCACTTTATGATTATAATTATAAGAAGATATTTTTGGATAATTTTGATAGTAGAGATATAAATATATTAGAAATTGGTCCTGGGAATGGACATTTTGCAGATTGGTTAATAGCAAATGGTTATAAAAATATAACTTTAGTGGATATAGAACATGATAATTGTAGATATCTGAGAGAAAAATACAAAAATGTAGAAAGTATAAACGTTATAAATAACGATGCGATTAGTTATTTAAAAAATTGTGAAATGGAATTTGATGTTATTATTACTAGACATTTAAATAGAACATCTACTATATAA
- a CDS encoding glycosyltransferase produces the protein MKTCAVIVTYGNRFHLLKKVIEGCLEEKVDKIIVVDNNSLPESRENIKKLEKEIPNLEVIYLDENKGSGGGYKIGLQKAYNDEECEFIWLLDDDNKPEKGSLKILKDFWKKLNVKEKEKNVALLSNRPSRPFYKETAIKNDERIILGRINSFIGFHVLDLPYIVVRFLKRVLLKENIDKYISDKNWGIVPVAPYGGLFFHKKLIDVIGYPMEEFFLYQDDFEYTYRITEKGGKIYLILNSIVEDLEKSWAGGTTIFHDYNKGPKMRVYYTVRNRVYFDLKYRVTNKPLYILNMILFKTLLFIFNGFKSNKVFNMAVEDGMKGKLEKVDLEKLG, from the coding sequence ATGAAAACATGTGCAGTAATTGTTACCTATGGAAATAGATTTCATTTATTAAAGAAAGTTATTGAAGGATGTCTTGAGGAAAAGGTAGATAAAATAATAGTTGTCGATAATAACTCTCTCCCTGAAAGTAGAGAAAATATTAAGAAATTAGAAAAAGAAATTCCTAACTTGGAAGTTATATATTTAGATGAAAATAAAGGATCGGGGGGAGGATATAAAATTGGATTACAAAAGGCGTATAATGATGAAGAGTGTGAATTTATCTGGCTGTTAGATGATGACAACAAACCTGAAAAGGGTTCTTTAAAAATTCTAAAGGATTTTTGGAAAAAATTAAATGTAAAAGAAAAAGAAAAAAATGTTGCATTACTATCCAATAGACCATCACGTCCATTTTATAAAGAAACTGCCATTAAAAATGATGAGAGGATTATATTGGGGAGGATAAATAGTTTTATAGGATTTCATGTATTAGATCTCCCTTATATTGTTGTTAGATTTTTAAAAAGAGTATTACTTAAGGAAAATATTGATAAATATATAAGTGATAAAAATTGGGGTATTGTCCCTGTAGCACCATACGGAGGTTTGTTTTTTCATAAAAAATTGATAGATGTTATTGGATATCCTATGGAGGAATTTTTCTTGTATCAGGATGATTTTGAATATACCTACAGAATTACAGAGAAAGGTGGAAAGATCTATTTAATATTAAATAGCATAGTTGAAGATTTAGAAAAGAGTTGGGCTGGTGGAACGACTATATTTCATGATTATAACAAGGGTCCAAAAATGAGGGTGTATTATACAGTAAGAAACAGGGTTTATTTTGATTTAAAATATAGGGTTACAAATAAACCTCTATATATTTTGAATATGATTTTATTTAAAACTCTGTTGTTTATTTTTAATGGTTTTAAAAGTAATAAAGTATTCAATATGGCAGTTGAGGATGGAATGAAAGGAAAGTTAGAAAAAGTAGATCTTGAGAAATTGGGCTAA
- a CDS encoding P-II family nitrogen regulator: MKEVIAIINPNKVSKTAKALDAVGFPAVTIMECFGRGKQKGYFSVNMPEVVDIQKIIEEGEKEGRFIKYIPKRLLSIVVEDEDVPLVVGVISKVNRTGNFGDGKIFVLPVEEALRIRTGERGKDAIGN, translated from the coding sequence ATGAAAGAGGTTATAGCGATAATAAACCCGAACAAAGTTTCAAAAACTGCAAAGGCTCTTGATGCTGTGGGCTTTCCAGCAGTAACAATAATGGAATGTTTTGGAAGGGGAAAACAGAAGGGATACTTTTCAGTAAATATGCCTGAAGTTGTAGATATTCAAAAAATAATAGAGGAAGGAGAAAAAGAGGGGAGGTTTATTAAATACATCCCAAAGAGACTGCTTTCCATAGTTGTAGAGGATGAAGATGTTCCACTGGTTGTGGGAGTAATTTCAAAGGTAAATAGGACTGGGAATTTTGGAGATGGTAAAATATTTGTTTTACCTGTAGAGGAGGCCCTCAGGATAAGAACTGGAGAAAGGGGAAAGGATGCCATAGGAAATTAA
- a CDS encoding glycosyltransferase, whose amino-acid sequence MRNPKISVVMATYRESEKYLRKSIESILNQTFQDFEFIIILDDPNNEKNEKLIEEYAKKDKRIVFLKNERNLGRGASRNRAIDIAKGKYVAIMDADDIALPERLEKQFNYLEENEDVDLLFTWAYWIDERDNIIGRFKPERYKIKNIKKYFFREHLLVHPSMMIKTEILKELKYNENLLRSQDYDLWIRCILNNYNFDVVEEFLLKYRVIRENIEKRIKKQINYSKYSTLILRKYKKYFYRDIYFWKVFFFHISMYIFLIIVPKGLIKELVRIKDKKQ is encoded by the coding sequence ATGAGAAATCCTAAAATTTCAGTAGTTATGGCAACATACAGGGAATCTGAAAAATATTTGAGAAAGTCAATAGAGTCAATTTTAAATCAAACATTTCAAGATTTTGAATTTATTATAATTTTAGATGATCCAAACAATGAAAAGAATGAAAAATTAATAGAAGAGTACGCTAAAAAAGATAAAAGAATAGTTTTTTTAAAGAATGAGAGAAATTTAGGTAGGGGTGCCAGTAGAAATAGGGCTATTGATATTGCTAAGGGAAAATATGTTGCTATTATGGATGCAGACGACATCGCACTACCTGAAAGATTGGAAAAACAATTTAACTATTTAGAGGAAAATGAAGATGTAGATCTTCTATTTACCTGGGCTTATTGGATCGATGAAAGGGATAATATTATAGGGAGGTTTAAACCTGAGAGATATAAAATAAAAAATATAAAAAAATATTTTTTTAGGGAGCATTTACTTGTACATCCTAGTATGATGATAAAAACAGAGATATTAAAAGAATTAAAATATAATGAAAATTTACTTAGATCCCAGGATTATGATCTCTGGATCAGATGTATTTTAAATAACTACAACTTTGATGTAGTTGAAGAGTTTTTGTTGAAATACAGAGTAATAAGGGAAAATATTGAAAAAAGAATAAAGAAACAGATAAATTACTCCAAGTATTCTACTCTAATCCTTCGGAAGTATAAAAAATATTTTTATAGAGATATTTATTTTTGGAAGGTTTTCTTTTTTCACATATCTATGTACATTTTTTTGATAATTGTACCGAAAGGTTTAATTAAAGAGTTGGTAAGAATAAAGGATAAAAAACAATAA